Proteins encoded together in one Orbaceae bacterium lpD01 window:
- a CDS encoding MFS transporter: MSTPITITSKPTLTLQDYKTLSLAALGGALEFYDFIIFMFLSIFIGHLFFPSDMPVWLSQVQTYGIFAAGYLIRPFGGIVMAHFGDKFGRKKMFTLSLLLMALPTLLIGCLPTYQSAGIIAPLLLLLMRLCQGLAVGGEVPGAWTFVAEHVPHHRVGIACGILTAGLSLGILLGSLVSVMVTRYFSAESMLTIGWRLPFILGGIFGFIAMFLRRWLKETPVFLEMQKQRQHEKDRAIPVMVVIAKYLPQTIISMLLTWVLSAGIMVVILMTPNYLQTQFNISSQVALEANALAIIGLIVGCIVYGGLADKISIGKIISWGCALAVLAIAAFYTSLQYRPELLWVTYILAGFTVGVVGSFAYFMVRCYPASVRYSGVSFSFNVAYAIAGGLTPLLIALLTHFATGFAAAYYVVALFGIGILLGILLIYKAKKLTATEMQ, from the coding sequence ATGTCCACTCCGATAACAATAACATCTAAACCAACATTAACGTTACAAGATTATAAAACCCTCTCATTAGCCGCTTTAGGCGGTGCATTAGAATTTTATGATTTTATCATTTTTATGTTCTTATCGATTTTCATAGGTCACCTCTTTTTCCCCAGTGATATGCCAGTGTGGCTTTCACAAGTACAGACTTATGGTATATTTGCTGCCGGTTATTTAATTCGCCCTTTTGGCGGTATTGTGATGGCACACTTTGGTGACAAATTTGGCCGAAAAAAGATGTTCACACTCAGCCTGCTATTGATGGCCTTGCCTACGTTGCTAATAGGTTGCCTACCAACCTATCAATCGGCGGGCATTATTGCGCCATTACTGCTGCTACTGATGCGATTGTGCCAAGGATTAGCCGTGGGCGGAGAAGTCCCAGGTGCCTGGACCTTTGTGGCCGAACATGTTCCCCATCACCGCGTCGGCATTGCCTGTGGCATTTTAACCGCCGGACTCAGTTTAGGTATATTATTGGGATCATTAGTCTCAGTGATGGTGACCCGCTATTTTTCGGCGGAAAGTATGTTGACCATCGGCTGGCGCTTACCTTTTATACTCGGCGGTATTTTCGGATTCATTGCGATGTTTCTAAGACGCTGGTTAAAAGAGACGCCGGTATTCCTTGAGATGCAAAAACAGCGTCAACATGAAAAAGACCGAGCGATTCCCGTGATGGTGGTGATCGCCAAATACTTACCACAGACCATTATTTCGATGCTGCTCACCTGGGTGCTCTCGGCTGGTATTATGGTGGTCATCTTAATGACCCCGAACTATTTACAAACCCAGTTTAATATCTCATCGCAAGTGGCATTAGAGGCTAATGCGCTGGCGATTATCGGTTTAATTGTCGGATGTATCGTTTATGGTGGTTTAGCAGATAAAATCAGTATTGGTAAAATTATCAGCTGGGGCTGTGCATTAGCGGTATTGGCTATTGCTGCATTTTATACCAGTTTACAGTATCGACCAGAGTTACTCTGGGTGACCTATATCTTGGCTGGTTTTACTGTGGGTGTGGTAGGATCTTTTGCCTACTTTATGGTGCGATGCTACCCGGCCTCGGTACGCTATAGCGGGGTGTCATTTTCATTTAATGTCGCTTATGCGATCGCCGGTGGCTTAACCCCACTCTTGATTGCCTTGCTGACTCATTTTGCGACTGGTTTTGCCGCTGCATATTATGTTGTGGCACTCTTTGGGATAGGTATTTTACTGGGCATACTGCTCATTTATAAAGCAAAAAAGCTTACTGCAACAGAGATGCAGTAA
- a CDS encoding MFS transporter — protein MKKIKISILSQISIVHLVSHIHMMVLPALMPLISTTTDLSFVDVGFAIAVFNVVSALVQLPVGFMVDKFGPAKVLLAGLLLGSVSFISLFFFSHYYWLVVAMAMAGLANAVYHPADYAILSRSITDKKMGRAFSVHTFSGFVGTAITPFLVLFLAKSINIETAYFVAGLIGLIAAIVILPTALKPALPAAVSVRPVVERKKALLSPTIFLLVVLFLLLSLSMTSIQYFSVSALVTGYGIVLNQANTALTAFLIACAVGVLFGGHLADKTQRHGLIAAIALIVTAILAASVATSSFCALSLIFILAIMGFLSGMIMPSRDMLVRAASPKGAEGRVFGIVSTGFNLGGIIGPLLFAWIIEGGHARGIFLSAALFMVLTAIIAVYQEWQGAKTHKIA, from the coding sequence ATGAAAAAAATAAAAATTTCTATCTTGAGTCAAATCTCTATTGTCCATCTGGTCAGCCATATCCATATGATGGTCTTACCTGCATTAATGCCGTTAATTTCAACTACCACAGATCTGAGTTTTGTGGACGTGGGCTTTGCCATTGCGGTTTTTAATGTGGTTTCGGCACTGGTGCAGTTACCAGTTGGTTTTATGGTCGATAAATTTGGTCCTGCCAAAGTATTATTGGCCGGGCTTCTGCTTGGCAGCGTGAGCTTTATCTCGCTTTTCTTCTTCTCTCACTACTATTGGTTAGTGGTGGCCATGGCGATGGCAGGACTGGCGAATGCCGTTTACCATCCGGCAGATTATGCCATCTTATCGCGCAGTATTACCGATAAAAAAATGGGCCGTGCTTTTTCTGTACATACCTTTAGTGGTTTTGTGGGTACCGCAATTACGCCATTTTTAGTACTCTTTTTAGCCAAATCGATCAATATTGAAACCGCCTATTTTGTCGCGGGTCTGATTGGTCTGATTGCGGCAATCGTGATACTGCCAACCGCCTTGAAACCGGCTTTACCGGCTGCTGTATCAGTCCGGCCAGTGGTTGAACGTAAAAAAGCGCTATTGTCACCCACGATTTTTCTGCTGGTGGTGCTATTTTTACTGCTAAGCTTAAGTATGACCTCAATCCAGTACTTCTCGGTATCGGCACTGGTGACCGGGTATGGCATTGTCCTTAATCAAGCCAATACTGCTTTGACGGCATTTTTAATCGCTTGTGCGGTAGGCGTTTTATTTGGTGGGCATTTAGCCGATAAAACCCAGCGACATGGCCTGATTGCCGCCATCGCGCTGATTGTCACTGCGATATTAGCCGCTAGTGTGGCGACCTCAAGTTTTTGTGCCCTATCACTGATTTTTATTTTGGCTATTATGGGTTTTTTATCTGGTATGATCATGCCTTCGCGGGATATGCTGGTGCGAGCCGCTTCGCCAAAGGGCGCCGAGGGACGGGTATTTGGTATTGTTTCAACCGGTTTTAATCTTGGCGGTATTATTGGGCCGTTACTCTTTGCCTGGATTATTGAAGGCGGTCACGCCCGTGGTATCTTCTTGAGTGCGGCACTCTTTATGGTACTGACCGCAATCATCGCCGTATATCAAGAGTGGCAAGGCGCTAAAACCCACAAGATTGCTTGA
- the mog gene encoding molybdopterin adenylyltransferase yields the protein MTTDTIKIGLVSISDRASAGIYKDKGLPELENWLSQTILNPCEFSKYLIADEQPQIEQVLIDLVDNQQCNLILTTGGTGPALRDVTPDATLAIADRIMPGFGEQMRQISLAFVPTAILSRQVGVIRKKTLILNLPGQPKAIKETLAGIKNDLGEVVVNGIFASIPYCIDLLGGPYLETDENIIQAFRPKSAIR from the coding sequence ATGACAACAGACACAATCAAAATCGGCCTGGTCTCTATTTCAGATCGAGCCAGTGCCGGTATTTACAAAGATAAAGGCTTACCTGAACTCGAAAACTGGTTAAGTCAAACGATCCTCAATCCCTGTGAATTTAGCAAATATTTGATTGCCGATGAACAGCCACAAATAGAACAAGTACTCATCGATTTAGTGGATAATCAGCAGTGTAATCTCATCTTAACGACTGGCGGCACTGGACCGGCCCTGCGTGATGTCACGCCGGATGCGACCTTAGCGATTGCCGATCGTATTATGCCCGGTTTTGGTGAACAGATGCGTCAAATTAGTCTGGCATTTGTGCCTACCGCCATTCTCTCTCGTCAGGTTGGCGTTATTCGTAAAAAGACCTTAATTCTGAATTTACCAGGACAACCTAAAGCGATTAAAGAGACCTTAGCCGGCATTAAAAATGACCTTGGTGAAGTGGTGGTCAATGGTATTTTTGCCAGTATACCTTACTGCATCGATCTGCTCGGAGGGCCTTATCTGGAAACCGATGAAAACATCATCCAGGCCTTCCGACCGAAAAGCGCTATACGTTAA
- a CDS encoding HPr family phosphocarrier protein — MSLTLNDITLLESMLTKSQAIQRVADNMIAAGLVKADYATAMFDRETQISTFLGNGIAIPHGTTEKRDSVLSTGLKILYSPQGIRWDDDNIAHVVIGIAAKSNEHLAILRQLTRVIIDESALDRIKAVKSAEDLLAILTGQPVVSEETTTVSVDREFTVSIDNPHGLHTRPASMLAKVIKPFVSDIQVTNLDGSNHIVNAKSLMKLVSLGVKSTHRLKFMISGADAAEAEQQIKQAIAQGLGEDIRQFKHSTFIAENQ; from the coding sequence ATGTCACTAACCCTAAATGATATTACCCTGTTAGAAAGCATGTTAACTAAATCACAAGCGATACAGCGCGTCGCTGATAACATGATCGCGGCCGGTTTGGTTAAAGCCGATTATGCTACAGCGATGTTTGATCGTGAAACACAAATCTCGACCTTTTTAGGTAACGGTATTGCGATTCCCCATGGCACAACCGAAAAACGGGATAGCGTGCTGAGCACGGGATTAAAAATATTATACAGTCCACAAGGTATCCGCTGGGATGATGACAATATCGCTCATGTCGTTATCGGTATTGCAGCCAAATCGAATGAACATTTGGCCATACTTCGTCAATTAACTCGGGTTATCATTGATGAATCGGCACTCGATCGCATCAAAGCGGTCAAATCGGCTGAAGATCTGCTGGCAATTTTAACTGGTCAGCCCGTCGTCTCAGAAGAAACAACGACCGTGAGTGTGGATCGTGAATTTACCGTCAGCATAGATAATCCACATGGTTTACATACTCGTCCGGCCTCCATGCTGGCTAAAGTGATCAAACCGTTTGTCAGTGATATTCAGGTCACTAATCTGGATGGCTCAAATCATATTGTTAATGCCAAAAGTTTGATGAAACTCGTCAGTCTAGGGGTAAAATCGACACATCGTCTTAAATTTATGATTAGCGGTGCCGATGCAGCAGAAGCGGAGCAACAAATTAAACAAGCGATTGCGCAAGGACTGGGAGAAGATATTCGCCAATTCAAACACTCAACGTTTATAGCAGAAAATCAGTAA